Proteins encoded by one window of Halomonas sp. Bachu 37:
- a CDS encoding endonuclease/exonuclease/phosphatase family protein has translation MWLAVILVTCGWQLSHIVPFTPLWPTEVPTAEAEPDEPRTPIKVLTANVAYNNDRYDELLEVVRHEDPDLLLLIEIDQTWAEEVAMLDRHYSYRVGEVRDEGLGMVLWSRFPLREQEIKYLVSERRPSIFATLDVPRVGPIRYIGTHPVPPGLRDRISHNDEDSERRDSRIRDAELMLVARHVKEHADQRWIVTGDFNDVAWSDTTQLFADISDLKDPRRGRRLLNTFDANRPLLRYPIDHMFVSDGLHLADLGRLRIPGSDHFAITATLSVAEKDSVKPKASEEKKEKARELVEEGEEDATEHSVSSD, from the coding sequence ATGTGGCTGGCGGTAATCCTGGTGACGTGCGGGTGGCAACTATCGCATATCGTGCCGTTCACACCGCTCTGGCCGACCGAAGTCCCAACCGCCGAGGCCGAGCCAGATGAGCCCCGGACCCCCATCAAGGTGCTGACCGCGAATGTCGCCTACAACAACGACCGCTACGACGAACTGCTGGAAGTGGTACGCCACGAAGACCCCGACCTGCTGCTGTTGATCGAGATCGACCAGACATGGGCCGAGGAGGTTGCGATGCTGGATCGGCACTACTCTTATCGAGTCGGGGAAGTCCGCGACGAAGGCCTGGGAATGGTGCTCTGGTCGCGCTTCCCGTTGCGGGAGCAGGAGATCAAGTACCTGGTATCCGAGCGTCGGCCATCGATCTTCGCGACTCTGGACGTGCCGAGAGTCGGGCCGATACGATACATCGGCACCCACCCCGTCCCGCCGGGTCTGCGGGATCGGATCAGCCACAACGACGAGGATAGCGAACGCCGGGATAGCCGCATTCGCGATGCAGAGCTGATGCTCGTTGCCCGCCACGTCAAGGAGCACGCGGACCAACGCTGGATCGTCACCGGTGACTTCAATGATGTCGCGTGGTCCGACACCACCCAGCTGTTCGCCGATATAAGTGACCTGAAGGACCCCCGCCGCGGCCGACGGCTGCTCAATACCTTCGATGCGAACCGGCCGCTGTTGCGCTACCCCATCGATCACATGTTCGTATCCGACGGGCTCCACCTGGCCGACCTGGGCCGATTGCGGATACCCGGCTCCGACCACTTCGCCATTACCGCCACCCTCTCCGTTGCGGAGAAGGACAGCGTCAAGCCCAAGGCCTCCGAGGAAAAAAAGGAAAAGGCTCGCGAATTGGTCGAAGAAGGGGAGGAAGATGCCACCGAGCATAGCGTCAGTTCGGATTAG